In Arsenicicoccus dermatophilus, a genomic segment contains:
- a CDS encoding alpha/beta hydrolase: MTTVDHQEFTADDEAQLAALLRRLAPQDWPEGLEEGRRYYDGWGSPVADDITQRCVSLGAVPAVELTPPDGDTGRIGLWLHGGAYVQGSHASHGSMVAEIARACGHPFVHPLYRLAPENPFPMAVEDALAAYRSLLVRGWSGREIVVGGDSAGGGLAVAMMLTARDRGLPLPACATLVSPWVDLAGTGRTLVSNAGADPLVDAAGCASFAQTYLAGAHPRHPLASPLYADLTGLPPTLIQVGTREVLLSDSRRLHSALTTAGVDVTLETWRGQIHVWHLHHAHLRQAREAIADLGRFTRGQ; encoded by the coding sequence TTGACCACGGTTGATCACCAGGAGTTCACCGCCGACGACGAGGCGCAGCTGGCGGCGCTCCTGCGACGTCTGGCCCCGCAGGACTGGCCGGAGGGCCTGGAGGAGGGCCGCCGCTACTACGACGGCTGGGGAAGCCCGGTCGCCGACGACATCACCCAGCGCTGCGTGTCGCTCGGGGCCGTCCCCGCGGTCGAGCTCACCCCGCCCGACGGGGACACCGGCCGGATCGGCCTGTGGCTGCACGGCGGCGCCTACGTCCAGGGCTCGCACGCCAGCCACGGGAGCATGGTCGCCGAGATCGCCCGCGCCTGCGGCCACCCCTTCGTGCACCCCCTCTACCGCCTCGCTCCGGAGAACCCCTTCCCCATGGCGGTGGAGGACGCCCTCGCGGCCTACCGGTCGCTGCTCGTCCGGGGCTGGTCCGGGCGCGAGATCGTGGTCGGCGGCGACTCCGCCGGCGGTGGTCTGGCCGTGGCGATGATGCTCACGGCCCGCGACCGGGGGCTTCCGCTGCCGGCCTGCGCGACCCTGGTCTCGCCCTGGGTCGACCTGGCCGGGACGGGCCGCACCCTCGTCAGCAACGCCGGCGCCGACCCTCTCGTCGACGCAGCCGGCTGCGCGAGCTTCGCCCAGACCTACCTCGCCGGCGCCCACCCTCGGCACCCGCTGGCCTCTCCCCTGTATGCCGACCTGACGGGCCTGCCCCCCACCCTCATCCAGGTGGGCACCCGCGAGGTGCTGCTCAGCGACTCCCGGCGGCTGCACTCCGCCCTGACCACCGCCGGCGTCGACGTCACCCTGGAGACCTGGCGTGGCCAGATCCACGTCTGGCACCTGCACCACGCCCACCTGCGCCAGGCCCGGGAGGCCATCGCCGACCTGGGCAGGTTCACCCGCGGGCAGTGA
- the cas2e gene encoding type I-E CRISPR-associated endoribonuclease Cas2e, producing MSLQVLVTERLSPGLRGALSQWYVEINPGVFVGTVSARIRDELWSQVEDWVRGDEIGYALAVYPAATEQGFELRSVGSSRYAVVDHHGLALISRQHDESQVSATGEEIDPGW from the coding sequence GTGAGTCTGCAGGTGCTGGTGACCGAGCGGCTGTCGCCGGGACTGCGCGGGGCCCTGTCGCAGTGGTACGTCGAGATCAATCCCGGTGTCTTCGTCGGGACCGTGTCTGCCCGGATCCGGGACGAGCTGTGGTCCCAGGTCGAGGACTGGGTGCGGGGAGACGAGATCGGCTACGCGCTGGCGGTCTATCCGGCCGCGACCGAGCAGGGATTTGAGCTGCGCAGCGTCGGGTCCAGCAGGTATGCCGTCGTGGACCACCACGGGCTCGCCCTGATCTCCAGGCAGCACGACGAGAGCCAGGTCAGCGCCACGGGCGAGGAGATCGACCCAGGATGGTGA
- the cas1e gene encoding type I-E CRISPR-associated endonuclease Cas1e — protein sequence MTAPGSTAGGGDRSTPLTLAKPRALLLTRTDDRLSFLYLDRCAIHQSDNGTVAVIEVEGGTRSTQIPVATLSCLMLGPGTSITQQAAAHLAGAGCAASFVGGGAVRSYGAFLSPYAPTDRLQRQAVVSTDPELRAEAARRMYLKRFPGTSSATFAGATIEQMRGVEGLRMRAVYEQHARKHRLRSWRRNTGTRPEMGPPDSVNLALNAGNSALYGIVNSVVIALGLSPGLGIIHTGNRQSFTLDIADMYKTRVTIPLAFSLKGHADPSNAALRALRDEVRMLRLLPEIVSDIDMVLGVEVDDGWTIDALQLWGPAGEVEATWSHAEWST from the coding sequence ATGACTGCCCCAGGGAGCACGGCCGGGGGTGGCGACCGCTCGACGCCGCTGACGCTCGCCAAGCCTCGGGCGCTGCTGCTGACCCGCACCGACGACCGGTTGTCCTTCCTCTACCTCGATCGCTGTGCCATCCACCAGTCCGACAACGGCACGGTGGCGGTGATCGAGGTGGAGGGCGGCACCCGCTCCACGCAGATCCCCGTCGCCACGCTGTCGTGCCTCATGCTCGGGCCGGGGACGTCCATCACCCAGCAGGCGGCGGCCCACCTGGCGGGGGCAGGGTGCGCCGCGAGCTTCGTCGGCGGTGGGGCCGTGAGGTCCTACGGCGCCTTCCTGTCGCCATACGCCCCGACGGACCGCCTGCAACGGCAGGCCGTCGTCAGCACCGACCCCGAGCTGCGCGCGGAGGCGGCCCGGCGGATGTACCTCAAACGCTTCCCCGGGACCTCCTCCGCAACCTTCGCGGGCGCGACGATCGAGCAGATGAGAGGGGTGGAGGGCCTGCGGATGCGGGCCGTCTACGAGCAGCATGCCCGCAAGCACCGGCTGCGATCCTGGCGGCGCAACACGGGAACCCGCCCGGAGATGGGACCTCCTGACTCGGTCAACCTGGCTCTCAACGCGGGCAACTCGGCGCTCTACGGGATCGTCAACAGCGTCGTGATCGCTCTCGGTCTGAGCCCCGGGCTCGGGATCATCCACACGGGCAACAGGCAGTCGTTCACGCTCGACATCGCGGACATGTACAAGACGAGGGTCACGATCCCGCTCGCGTTCTCCCTCAAGGGGCACGCCGATCCCTCCAACGCCGCCCTGCGGGCGCTGCGTGACGAGGTGCGGATGCTCCGCCTGCTGCCCGAGATCGTGTCCGACATCGACATGGTCCTCGGGGTCGAGGTCGACGACGGCTGGACGATCGACGCCCTGCAGCTGTGGGGCCCGGCCGGCGAGGTGGAGGCGACCTGGTCGCACGCGGAGTGGTCGACGTGA
- the cas6e gene encoding type I-E CRISPR-associated protein Cas6/Cse3/CasE: MTEAPFWTVFPTHAVKTDWTDHGESHRAVMRLFERELPGAAHERRATGQILYRVDHHLDGSSTVLVQSRHALETAPPQARATTIPRGGWDLAAGTPVLFRVAVNAVRRRTERDDAGRRRESLSTLAPDEVPEWVSAKVSDALTLDEVFGHTRRTHHHRRHRDRTPPRFVVDTVDGLATVADAAALQQLRLDGVGRGKAYGAGLLTVRPLG, translated from the coding sequence ATGACCGAGGCACCCTTCTGGACGGTCTTTCCCACCCACGCGGTCAAGACCGACTGGACCGATCACGGCGAGTCCCACCGTGCCGTGATGCGGCTCTTCGAGCGCGAGCTGCCCGGCGCAGCGCACGAGCGGCGGGCCACCGGTCAGATCCTCTATCGCGTGGACCATCACCTGGACGGCAGCTCCACCGTGCTCGTCCAGTCGCGACATGCGCTGGAGACCGCCCCGCCTCAGGCCCGGGCCACCACGATCCCTCGGGGCGGCTGGGACCTGGCGGCGGGCACCCCGGTGCTCTTCCGCGTCGCGGTCAACGCCGTGCGTCGGCGCACCGAGCGCGACGACGCGGGGCGGCGGCGGGAGAGCCTGTCGACCCTCGCTCCGGACGAGGTCCCGGAGTGGGTGTCGGCCAAGGTGTCCGACGCCCTGACCCTCGACGAGGTCTTCGGGCACACGCGACGCACCCATCACCACCGGCGCCACCGTGACCGCACCCCGCCCCGCTTCGTCGTAGACACCGTGGACGGTCTGGCCACGGTCGCCGACGCCGCTGCTCTGCAGCAGCTGCGGCTCGACGGGGTGGGGCGTGGAAAGGCTTATGGCGCAGGACTGCTCACCGTCCGGCCGCTGGGATGA
- the cas5 gene encoding CRISPR-associated protein Cas5, whose protein sequence is MRHVIRLAAPIQSWAGYSASHRTVRTLPLPTASGVAGLLGACLGVSDHLTLLDRFTLHVRVDRTNPAEVDLQVAVPPPPGRATEVWHRSVALHEVTSAVRRGDKVKPYRVKDINLTGGTNKVQFSEGRTFLPHAEFLCVVDALDDELDERLQEGFRRPTFMPYLGRMANGPSYPFHLGRGPQDVGDLMSQIPLVAMDGHPTPERLRVYEATGGHAAPRHRECGLVSPPTAARRAEQLAWAKEHLTR, encoded by the coding sequence ATGCGGCACGTCATCCGCCTGGCGGCCCCGATCCAGAGCTGGGCCGGCTACAGCGCCTCCCACCGCACCGTCCGGACGCTCCCGCTGCCTACCGCGTCCGGCGTCGCCGGCCTCCTCGGCGCCTGCCTCGGGGTCAGCGATCACCTCACCCTCCTGGATCGGTTCACCCTGCACGTGCGTGTGGACCGCACCAACCCGGCAGAGGTGGACCTGCAGGTGGCGGTGCCGCCTCCCCCCGGACGCGCCACCGAGGTCTGGCACCGCTCGGTGGCCCTGCACGAGGTCACCTCGGCCGTCCGGCGCGGGGACAAGGTGAAGCCCTACCGCGTGAAGGACATCAACCTCACCGGCGGGACCAACAAGGTGCAGTTCTCCGAGGGCCGCACCTTCCTGCCGCACGCCGAGTTCCTCTGCGTCGTCGACGCGCTGGACGACGAGCTCGACGAACGGCTGCAGGAGGGTTTCCGGCGGCCCACCTTCATGCCCTACCTGGGGCGTATGGCGAACGGCCCCTCCTACCCCTTCCACCTGGGGCGCGGGCCCCAGGACGTGGGCGATCTGATGTCGCAGATCCCCCTGGTCGCCATGGACGGCCACCCGACGCCGGAGCGGCTGCGCGTCTACGAGGCCACGGGAGGGCACGCCGCGCCCCGACACCGGGAGTGCGGCCTCGTCTCTCCCCCGACAGCCGCACGGCGGGCCGAGCAGCTCGCGTGGGCGAAGGAGCACCTGACCCGATGA
- a CDS encoding type I-E CRISPR-associated protein Cas7/Cse4/CasC gives MTTRFVTCHVIVTLPLHNLNRDSNGLPKSQFDGGVQRARLSSQSLKRAARQAYRQAGHEDSTRTRLAAFEITRRVLDQADADGTQVDVDAVIKTAVTAVRALYTEKTDAKALAKQTAKVRDLLKRTQGRSLEEAVATAAAETAEETTEDKGAKKEQEAETKDTIVYLSTSEIVAFAAAVHAAHTGRGEEPTELVRSARSDALDIAAFGRMFAAQAGLATHAAVAVSHATTVHRMQLVTDYFTAVEDLETGHAGAAHIDESYFTSGTYYRTFTIDVDQLAASWTAFGEPGAKEALKDLVRALVLALPKGKVNATNSGTLPALVLAEVQNFRVTYDFEQALATRDDRGGYTAQAVAELARRQKEARDFDPTLFGDSVVAGRVGDATFAETTTVPDLEALLDFVVEQVYAGR, from the coding sequence ATGACCACCCGTTTCGTCACCTGCCATGTCATCGTCACGCTCCCGCTGCACAACCTCAACCGCGACTCCAACGGCCTGCCCAAGAGCCAGTTCGACGGGGGTGTCCAGCGTGCCCGGCTCTCCAGCCAGTCCCTGAAGCGTGCCGCGCGTCAGGCCTATCGCCAGGCGGGCCACGAGGACTCGACCCGCACCCGCCTCGCGGCCTTCGAGATCACCCGACGGGTGCTCGACCAGGCCGACGCCGACGGCACCCAGGTGGACGTCGATGCCGTGATCAAGACCGCGGTCACGGCCGTTCGTGCGCTCTACACCGAGAAGACCGACGCCAAGGCGCTCGCCAAGCAGACCGCGAAGGTCCGGGACCTGCTGAAGCGTACCCAGGGCAGGAGCCTGGAGGAGGCCGTCGCCACCGCCGCGGCCGAGACCGCCGAGGAGACGACCGAGGACAAGGGCGCGAAGAAGGAGCAGGAGGCCGAGACCAAGGACACGATCGTCTACCTGTCCACCTCGGAGATCGTGGCCTTCGCCGCCGCCGTCCACGCCGCCCACACCGGTCGAGGGGAGGAGCCGACCGAGCTGGTCCGCAGCGCTCGGTCGGATGCCTTGGACATCGCCGCCTTCGGCCGCATGTTCGCCGCGCAGGCCGGCCTGGCCACCCATGCCGCCGTCGCCGTCTCGCACGCCACGACGGTCCACCGCATGCAGCTCGTCACCGACTACTTCACGGCCGTGGAGGACCTGGAGACGGGGCACGCCGGCGCGGCACACATCGACGAGAGCTACTTCACCTCCGGCACCTACTACCGCACCTTCACGATCGACGTCGATCAGCTGGCCGCGTCCTGGACGGCCTTCGGCGAGCCGGGGGCCAAGGAGGCGCTCAAGGACCTGGTGCGCGCCCTGGTGCTCGCACTGCCCAAGGGAAAGGTCAACGCCACCAACTCCGGCACGCTCCCCGCACTCGTCCTCGCCGAGGTCCAGAACTTCCGCGTCACCTACGACTTCGAGCAGGCGCTGGCCACCCGCGACGACCGCGGTGGCTACACCGCCCAGGCCGTCGCCGAGCTCGCCCGCCGCCAGAAGGAGGCGAGGGACTTCGACCCCACCCTCTTCGGCGACTCCGTCGTCGCGGGTCGCGTCGGCGACGCGACCTTTGCGGAGACCACCACCGTCCCCGACCTGGAGGCACTCCTCGACTTCGTGGTCGAGCAGGTCTACGCGGGTCGCTGA
- the casB gene encoding type I-E CRISPR-associated protein Cse2/CasB, which translates to MTTQPELAPDERPRYTSPLVQVVLDRRHDRSYAGWTASVRRAITPATEVAAYGATERFVPATLRPTQAAGLRRAAAICAGATGAPQDDSPYATVGRALARLHRAIGGNHVEQRVQTLPLLDTENAAISLGHLVDLCSQHHVPVNFHDLARTLTSWGDGLSQRSQDIRRAVVHDFYTTRPDPEPGTTAEAPETTRTTTEGTR; encoded by the coding sequence ATGACCACCCAGCCCGAGCTCGCCCCGGACGAGAGGCCGCGCTACACCAGCCCGCTCGTCCAGGTCGTGCTCGACCGTCGCCACGACCGATCGTATGCCGGATGGACGGCGTCCGTCCGACGAGCCATCACCCCGGCGACCGAGGTCGCGGCCTACGGGGCCACCGAGCGGTTCGTCCCCGCCACGCTCCGCCCGACCCAGGCCGCCGGGCTGCGGCGCGCCGCCGCCATCTGCGCGGGAGCGACAGGAGCCCCGCAGGACGACTCGCCCTACGCGACCGTCGGGCGGGCCCTGGCCCGCCTCCACCGTGCGATCGGTGGCAACCACGTCGAGCAGCGGGTGCAGACCCTGCCGCTGCTCGACACCGAGAACGCCGCGATCTCCTTGGGCCATCTCGTGGACCTGTGCTCGCAGCACCACGTGCCGGTCAACTTCCACGACCTGGCGCGCACCCTCACCTCCTGGGGGGACGGCCTCAGCCAGAGGTCCCAGGACATCCGGCGTGCCGTCGTGCACGACTTCTACACCACCCGACCCGACCCGGAGCCCGGCACGACCGCCGAGGCCCCTGAAACCACCCGGACCACCACGGAAGGCACCCGCTGA
- a CDS encoding type I-E CRISPR-associated protein Cse1/CasA: protein MTLTTTTNVVDLPCIPVRRGDSSDLVSLRETFLQAHKLTGLDDSLLPVEREALLRFLESLAAVMLRGSPPGGYRDPARFPAERVDEVFDRYAGLFDLADRDRPLLQEWHTPEPTATDLAKGYTSLETLHLRVPGASSATWGTSPEPRDATDPAVLFLLLVVSWFHGKPSNGAGASFYVPTSGPKCSPISGAPAGGPHDTVFHLLGETLAETLMLNVRAAWLREKALPAWLDQDRGPSGEPFQPDEQLVGGARQGSLWRCTWTASRAHVRWQDGIPVAVTRGLTRRPVPIVEQDGPTTGIEGVKAFAKAVASGDYCRVVNTKTKGTKYVHADASLRSAEGYERWYQNALESSLQAWIYEPRAVPLPDAPIRVGFHHEEGDTYGNRELSQWEEVPAAELLVEARIPVEAVMTHVEKIRKALGSALLAGGIDHRSARRHLVRSTVMSALDEPVLDAVHRLAQGDDVDTLAVRSRMTERARAAFEAATEPLLTLATAPQIYQARARFTAGTAAPRHPATPTQETAS, encoded by the coding sequence ATGACCCTGACCACGACGACGAATGTCGTCGACCTGCCGTGCATCCCGGTGCGCCGAGGAGACTCCTCGGACCTCGTCTCCTTGCGTGAGACCTTCCTTCAGGCGCACAAGCTGACCGGGCTCGACGACTCCCTGCTGCCCGTCGAGCGGGAGGCCCTGCTGCGGTTCCTGGAGTCGCTCGCGGCAGTCATGCTGCGGGGCTCTCCCCCAGGGGGATACCGGGATCCAGCTCGCTTCCCGGCCGAGCGCGTCGACGAGGTGTTTGACCGGTACGCCGGTCTGTTCGACCTGGCCGACCGGGACAGGCCGCTGCTGCAGGAGTGGCACACCCCCGAGCCCACGGCGACGGACCTCGCCAAGGGCTACACCTCCCTGGAGACCCTGCACCTGAGGGTGCCCGGAGCATCCAGCGCGACCTGGGGCACCAGCCCTGAGCCGCGGGACGCCACCGACCCCGCCGTCCTCTTCCTGCTGCTCGTGGTCTCGTGGTTCCACGGCAAACCGAGCAACGGCGCGGGTGCGTCCTTCTACGTCCCCACCTCCGGCCCGAAGTGCTCGCCGATCTCCGGGGCACCGGCGGGCGGGCCGCATGACACCGTCTTCCACCTGCTGGGCGAGACCCTGGCCGAGACCCTGATGCTCAACGTTCGCGCGGCCTGGCTGCGGGAGAAGGCCCTGCCGGCCTGGCTGGACCAGGACCGCGGCCCGTCGGGGGAACCCTTCCAGCCCGACGAGCAGCTGGTCGGCGGCGCACGACAGGGCAGTCTGTGGCGCTGCACCTGGACCGCAAGCCGGGCGCACGTGCGCTGGCAGGACGGCATACCTGTGGCGGTCACCCGTGGGCTGACGCGTCGGCCCGTGCCGATCGTCGAGCAGGACGGACCCACAACCGGCATAGAGGGTGTCAAGGCCTTCGCCAAGGCCGTGGCGTCGGGCGACTACTGCCGGGTGGTGAACACCAAGACCAAGGGCACCAAGTACGTCCACGCCGACGCCTCCCTGCGCAGCGCCGAGGGCTACGAGCGGTGGTACCAGAACGCCCTCGAGTCCTCTCTGCAGGCATGGATCTACGAACCCCGCGCCGTCCCCTTGCCGGACGCACCCATCCGGGTCGGTTTCCACCACGAGGAGGGCGACACCTATGGGAACAGGGAGCTCTCCCAGTGGGAAGAGGTGCCCGCCGCCGAGCTCCTCGTGGAGGCCCGGATCCCGGTCGAGGCCGTGATGACCCACGTGGAGAAGATCCGCAAGGCGCTGGGCTCGGCCCTGCTCGCCGGGGGAATCGACCACCGCAGCGCCCGGCGCCACCTCGTGCGCAGCACGGTGATGTCCGCCCTGGACGAGCCCGTGCTCGACGCCGTGCATCGCCTCGCCCAGGGCGATGACGTCGACACCCTTGCCGTGCGCAGCCGGATGACCGAGCGAGCCCGGGCGGCGTTCGAGGCCGCCACGGAGCCGCTGCTCACCCTCGCGACGGCACCGCAGATCTACCAGGCTCGGGCCCGCTTCACCGCCGGCACCGCAGCCCCGCGCCACCCCGCCACCCCGACCCAGGAGACCGCCTCATGA
- the cas3 gene encoding CRISPR-associated helicase Cas3', with protein sequence MGCSSPGGTPTVNKDRWGAADLTSAVTLGDASGDVSTCNGGDGDGGIMGAGHPALWAKRPERLLSGEAPYPVSAHLLDTTVIAGVVWDTVLTGRVRRLLARELEGGTSPHEQATARAWVTLAAGAHDLFKISAGFQLRPWRRDPTVPWRQDLSAALMADGYSPMSVDAAAAAETREDLRRHDFLGMCLLSARDRGIPAMSAETSWLALAVGGHHGAWLESPPAATATVLADATAGRWGEAQTEHLELVAQVCGVHPSESPRVGPELAGVVTMLITGIVQLSDWLASEAAVVDAGLALIEQGLDPMSPTWAQTRAAELATHVTTSLGSYSAPTDRHRTAVGLDGDGRVRSLRPLQEDAEQVGDGLWFVAYPTSEGKTGAALLRHQVEQDEGLIFALPTRATTDAMQRRLQRAFSGTGNGVLLSHQFASLYRCPATEGHGFEWFSTSTRRLLAPVVAATCDQVLAGSLPQRHLPLRLLALTNHHVVLDEVHTYDRYQTTLLAALMAWWGRTGTRVTVLSATMPTWQRRALEDAYTGREASGEQATAYPAHWLAGHDAPSSPALQTAVPDLRLPITHTDDATQLHREWVVATYDRYPRCSLAVVRSRVDDAVATARLLGADLAGRDVDVLVLHSRMTLAHRAEIERELEARLGPGTPRGRRPLVVCATQVLDVSLDVSFWSMACDIAPAASLVQRAGRLWRFLPGMQRLLDESDARPAERALHVVVPDGAGPLTEQVALPYFADELAAVARSLEEHPTLRIPEDVQDFVDRTTYDLARSSLADLRLAELVDASMRQEAAGTLAAGVLGLVDPFVPATHATLAAATSPPPSMDGVGDLELTTRYSTLPSATFVLVGGTRGTPASPAELAAMTDDDRVREALGSLFTVSGASWVDRVCAVATATSPDWKSSHPLLTHARPVSAEALAEAGLVYDDVLGLTTLTDEETS encoded by the coding sequence ATGGGATGCTCATCCCCGGGGGGCACCCCAACGGTCAACAAGGATCGTTGGGGTGCAGCAGATCTCACGTCTGCCGTCACGCTAGGGGACGCCTCAGGAGACGTCTCCACATGCAACGGTGGCGACGGGGACGGGGGAATCATGGGGGCCGGTCATCCCGCGCTGTGGGCGAAGAGACCCGAGCGGCTGCTGTCAGGCGAAGCGCCATACCCGGTCTCGGCCCACCTGCTCGACACGACCGTCATCGCCGGGGTGGTGTGGGACACCGTCCTGACTGGTCGAGTCCGTCGACTCCTCGCCCGCGAGCTCGAGGGGGGCACCTCGCCACATGAGCAGGCAACAGCGCGCGCGTGGGTCACGCTGGCAGCGGGCGCGCACGACCTGTTCAAGATCTCGGCGGGATTCCAGCTACGCCCGTGGCGCAGGGATCCGACTGTGCCTTGGCGGCAGGACCTGAGCGCAGCCCTGATGGCCGATGGGTACTCCCCGATGAGCGTCGACGCCGCCGCGGCCGCGGAGACACGTGAGGATCTGCGCCGCCACGACTTCCTCGGCATGTGTCTGCTGTCGGCGCGAGACAGAGGCATTCCCGCCATGAGCGCCGAGACCTCCTGGCTGGCGCTGGCTGTCGGTGGGCATCACGGAGCTTGGCTCGAATCACCGCCTGCCGCCACGGCCACCGTCCTGGCCGACGCCACGGCCGGTCGCTGGGGCGAGGCGCAGACCGAGCACCTCGAGCTGGTCGCCCAGGTGTGCGGTGTGCATCCGTCCGAGTCTCCGAGGGTGGGGCCCGAGCTGGCCGGCGTCGTGACGATGCTCATCACCGGGATCGTGCAGCTGTCCGACTGGCTGGCCTCGGAGGCGGCCGTCGTCGATGCCGGGCTCGCCCTGATCGAGCAAGGCCTCGACCCCATGTCTCCCACCTGGGCGCAGACTCGCGCCGCCGAGCTCGCGACACACGTGACCACGTCTTTGGGCTCCTACTCCGCACCGACCGACCGTCACCGCACCGCCGTCGGTCTGGACGGGGACGGTCGCGTCCGCAGCCTCCGCCCCCTGCAGGAGGACGCCGAGCAGGTCGGTGACGGCCTGTGGTTCGTGGCCTACCCGACGAGCGAGGGCAAGACCGGCGCAGCGCTGCTGCGCCACCAGGTCGAGCAGGACGAAGGGCTGATCTTCGCCCTGCCCACGCGAGCGACCACGGACGCCATGCAGCGACGACTGCAGCGGGCCTTCTCCGGCACCGGCAACGGCGTGCTCCTCTCCCACCAGTTCGCCTCGCTCTACCGCTGCCCCGCCACCGAGGGCCACGGCTTCGAGTGGTTCAGCACCAGCACCCGCCGGCTGCTCGCTCCCGTCGTCGCGGCGACCTGCGACCAGGTGCTGGCCGGGTCGCTCCCCCAGCGCCACCTGCCACTGCGCCTGCTCGCGCTCACCAACCACCACGTCGTCCTCGACGAGGTGCACACCTACGACCGTTACCAGACCACGCTGCTGGCCGCGCTGATGGCGTGGTGGGGCCGCACCGGCACCCGCGTCACGGTCCTGTCCGCCACCATGCCGACCTGGCAACGTCGCGCCCTAGAGGACGCCTACACGGGACGAGAGGCGAGCGGCGAGCAGGCGACGGCCTATCCAGCGCACTGGCTGGCCGGGCACGACGCCCCGAGCAGCCCGGCGCTGCAGACGGCCGTCCCCGATCTGCGCCTGCCCATCACCCACACCGACGACGCCACGCAGCTCCACCGAGAGTGGGTGGTCGCGACGTACGACCGCTATCCCCGGTGCAGCCTCGCCGTGGTGCGCTCCCGCGTCGACGACGCCGTCGCCACGGCCCGCCTGCTCGGCGCGGACCTCGCCGGCCGCGACGTGGACGTGCTGGTGCTGCACTCTCGGATGACGCTCGCTCATCGCGCCGAGATCGAGCGTGAGCTGGAGGCGCGCCTGGGGCCCGGTACGCCGAGGGGCCGACGCCCGCTCGTCGTGTGCGCCACCCAGGTGCTGGACGTGAGCCTCGACGTGTCCTTCTGGTCGATGGCCTGCGACATCGCCCCCGCGGCCTCGCTGGTGCAGCGCGCCGGGCGCCTGTGGCGCTTCCTGCCCGGCATGCAGCGACTGCTCGACGAGAGCGATGCCCGACCCGCCGAGCGTGCCCTTCACGTAGTCGTCCCCGACGGCGCCGGCCCCCTGACCGAGCAGGTGGCGCTTCCCTACTTCGCCGACGAGCTCGCTGCGGTGGCCCGATCGCTGGAGGAGCACCCCACCCTGCGCATCCCCGAGGACGTGCAGGACTTCGTGGACCGCACCACCTACGACCTGGCACGCAGCAGTCTGGCGGACCTGCGCCTCGCCGAGCTCGTCGACGCCAGCATGCGCCAGGAGGCCGCCGGCACGCTCGCCGCAGGAGTCCTGGGGCTCGTCGATCCCTTCGTCCCCGCCACCCACGCCACCCTGGCCGCAGCCACCAGTCCGCCGCCATCGATGGACGGAGTCGGCGACCTGGAGCTGACGACCCGCTACTCCACCCTGCCCTCGGCGACCTTCGTGCTGGTCGGTGGGACACGGGGCACGCCAGCGAGCCCCGCCGAGCTGGCCGCGATGACGGACGACGACCGCGTCCGCGAGGCCCTGGGCAGCCTCTTCACGGTCTCCGGAGCCAGCTGGGTCGACCGTGTCTGCGCCGTGGCCACTGCGACCTCCCCCGACTGGAAGTCCTCCCACCCCTTGCTAACCCACGCCCGTCCCGTCTCCGCCGAGGCTCTGGCCGAAGCAGGCCTTGTCTACGACGACGTGCTAGGGCTCACCACGCTCACCGACGAGGAGACCTCATGA